The Streptomyces aurantiacus genome includes a region encoding these proteins:
- a CDS encoding VOC family protein, whose translation MASRLNPYISFDGDARQAMEFYEEVFGGTLALNTFGESGAPGGPEADKIMHGMLETPSGFTLMCADTPPGMDHTPGTNFSVSLSGDDDAELRGYWEKLSAGGTVVVPLDKQMWGDVFGMCTDRFGIPWMVNISEAQG comes from the coding sequence ATGGCCTCACGACTCAACCCCTACATCAGTTTCGACGGCGACGCCCGGCAGGCGATGGAGTTCTACGAGGAGGTCTTCGGCGGCACACTCGCGCTCAACACCTTCGGGGAGTCCGGCGCACCGGGCGGGCCCGAAGCGGACAAGATCATGCACGGCATGCTGGAGACCCCGAGCGGTTTCACCCTGATGTGCGCCGACACCCCGCCGGGCATGGACCACACACCGGGCACCAACTTCTCGGTGAGCCTCAGCGGTGACGACGACGCCGAGCTGCGCGGCTACTGGGAGAAGTTGTCCGCCGGCGGCACCGTGGTCGTTCCGCTCGACAAGCAGATGTGGGGCGACGTGTTCGGCATGTGCACCGACCGGTTCGGCATCCCCTGGATGGTCAACATCAGCGAGGCACAGGGCTGA
- a CDS encoding serine hydrolase domain-containing protein, with the protein MTRTQGHCETRFEAVRTAFEENFRDRGELGAAVSVTVDGVTVVDLWGGWADAAGTRAWERDTLVNVWSTSKGPTALCAHILADRGLLDLDAPVAAYWPEFAAAGKESVLVRHLLSHRAGLAGLREPHSLEQLFDWELTTKRLAATEPWWEPGTASGYHALTYGFLVGEVVRRVSGLLPGAFLEREVTGPLGIDFTIGLPEKEAGRAAELVHPPAAASSEQAAIFSQLTPVALASLANPLAGATEAGTAAWRAAEIPAANGHGTARAVAALYGIFAGRGSYGERRVLSPEAAERVREGQGACRDLVLGAGFESETEIGLGLWLSGSNRSYGPNPRAFGHDGFGGSCGLADPEAGVSLGYVMNRMGPHIADDPRKTALIDALYGAL; encoded by the coding sequence ATGACCCGGACCCAAGGCCACTGCGAGACCCGCTTCGAGGCGGTGCGGACCGCGTTCGAGGAGAACTTCCGGGACCGCGGGGAGCTGGGCGCTGCCGTGAGCGTCACGGTGGACGGCGTGACCGTCGTGGATCTGTGGGGCGGCTGGGCGGACGCGGCCGGGACGCGGGCCTGGGAGCGGGACACGCTCGTCAACGTGTGGTCCACCTCGAAAGGGCCGACGGCCCTGTGCGCGCACATCCTGGCCGATCGCGGGCTGCTCGACCTCGACGCGCCCGTGGCCGCGTACTGGCCGGAGTTCGCGGCGGCGGGCAAGGAGTCGGTGCTCGTACGGCATCTGCTGTCGCACCGGGCGGGCCTGGCCGGGCTGCGCGAGCCGCACTCGCTGGAGCAGCTCTTCGACTGGGAGCTGACCACGAAGCGGCTCGCCGCGACCGAACCCTGGTGGGAGCCGGGAACGGCCTCGGGTTACCACGCGCTGACATACGGCTTCCTGGTCGGCGAAGTGGTGCGCCGTGTCTCGGGGTTGTTGCCGGGCGCGTTCCTGGAGCGCGAGGTGACCGGGCCGCTCGGTATCGACTTCACCATCGGGCTGCCGGAGAAGGAGGCGGGGCGCGCGGCCGAGCTGGTGCATCCGCCGGCCGCCGCGTCCAGCGAACAGGCGGCGATCTTCAGCCAGTTGACGCCGGTGGCACTGGCCTCGCTGGCCAACCCCCTGGCGGGTGCGACCGAGGCCGGAACGGCGGCGTGGCGGGCTGCCGAGATCCCGGCCGCCAACGGGCACGGCACGGCCCGGGCGGTCGCCGCGCTCTACGGGATCTTCGCCGGCCGGGGGTCGTACGGGGAGCGTCGTGTCCTGTCCCCCGAGGCCGCCGAGCGGGTCCGCGAGGGGCAGGGCGCCTGCCGCGATCTGGTGCTCGGCGCCGGCTTCGAAAGCGAGACGGAGATCGGCCTGGGCCTGTGGCTCAGCGGTTCCAACCGGTCCTACGGGCCCAATCCCCGGGCTTTCGGGCACGACGGCTTCGGCGGTTCCTGCGGGCTGGCCGACCCGGAGGCGGGCGTCTCACTGGGTTACGTCATGAACCGCATGGGCCCTCACATCGCCGACGACCCGCGCAAGACGGCGCTCATCGACGCCCTCTACGGCGCACTCTGA
- a CDS encoding Rv1733c family protein, whose protein sequence is MRTRAIGRRETRTRVFGRRWRHNPLRRRSDVVEVWTVLAVAVLLCVGAPSAGLVAGWWAYDGARDTAARQRAERHEVRAEVVEGAPASPTGTEGDRRPAHRVSVRWAEPGERARTGRATVPAGTRVGEHTYVWLDGRDRIVPAPLDGTVVWQHTLATGAFGAGLAAAGVLAAHALVRRIATRRRLAEWEQEWARTGPEWARHRA, encoded by the coding sequence ATGCGAACGCGGGCGATCGGGCGGCGGGAGACGCGGACACGGGTGTTCGGGCGCCGATGGCGGCACAATCCGCTGCGCCGCCGCTCCGACGTGGTGGAGGTGTGGACCGTGCTGGCCGTCGCCGTCCTGCTGTGCGTCGGCGCGCCCTCGGCCGGGCTCGTCGCCGGCTGGTGGGCGTACGACGGAGCGCGGGACACGGCGGCGCGGCAGCGGGCCGAACGGCATGAGGTGCGCGCCGAGGTCGTCGAGGGCGCGCCCGCCTCCCCGACGGGCACCGAGGGAGACCGGCGGCCGGCCCACCGGGTGAGCGTCCGCTGGGCCGAACCGGGTGAGCGGGCGCGCACGGGCAGGGCCACGGTGCCCGCCGGGACCCGGGTCGGCGAGCACACGTACGTCTGGCTGGACGGCCGGGACCGGATCGTCCCCGCCCCGCTGGACGGCACGGTCGTCTGGCAGCACACGCTGGCGACGGGAGCCTTCGGTGCGGGGCTGGCCGCGGCAGGCGTGCTGGCCGCACACGCTCTGGTACGACGGATCGCCACGCGGCGTCGCCTGGCCGAGTGGGAGCAGGAGTGGGCCCGTACGGGACCCGAGTGGGCGCGGCACCGGGCCTGA
- a CDS encoding GntR family transcriptional regulator: MARSTTHDDPQPLYSRIASELHGELRDGTIGPGERLPGERQLAAHFGASRETVRQALDVLRRDGLVSTDRRGTHATLPGLPVGHLPSLGFPVGAQATQACAVDRATVTWETPPPEHAAALGLAPRRPTLVHHYESTAPDGYGRRTALTSFSAVALSEVEELARYRDRADGRSSAQLRRVYDWMRRAGLTLHHRDSISGPGDAASVRVTRRVHDQYARPLEITDLVVDAPQDALVYEFTLPAVAEPEWS, from the coding sequence ATGGCCCGCAGCACCACGCACGACGACCCTCAGCCTCTGTACTCGCGGATCGCCTCGGAGTTGCACGGTGAGTTGCGCGACGGAACCATCGGGCCCGGTGAACGGCTGCCGGGCGAGCGGCAGTTGGCCGCCCACTTCGGAGCCAGTCGGGAGACGGTCCGGCAGGCGCTGGACGTCCTGCGCCGGGACGGCCTGGTCTCCACCGACCGGCGCGGTACCCACGCGACGCTGCCCGGCCTCCCGGTCGGGCACCTCCCGTCACTCGGCTTCCCGGTCGGCGCGCAGGCGACGCAGGCCTGCGCGGTCGACCGCGCCACCGTGACCTGGGAGACACCCCCGCCGGAGCACGCGGCGGCGCTCGGACTGGCCCCGCGGCGGCCCACGCTGGTCCACCACTACGAGTCCACCGCACCGGACGGGTACGGACGGCGGACGGCCCTGACGTCGTTCTCGGCGGTCGCCCTCTCCGAGGTCGAGGAGCTCGCGCGCTACCGCGACCGCGCGGACGGCAGGTCGTCGGCCCAGCTGCGGCGCGTGTACGACTGGATGCGCCGGGCGGGGCTGACCCTGCATCACCGCGATTCCATCAGCGGGCCCGGCGACGCGGCTTCGGTCCGGGTGACGCGGCGTGTGCACGACCAGTACGCGCGCCCTCTGGAGATCACCGACCTGGTGGTGGACGCCCCACAGGACGCTCTGGTCTACGAGTTCACGCTGCCGGCGGTGGCCGAGCCCGAGTGGTCGTAG
- a CDS encoding phosphoketolase family protein, which produces MAKDRMAALDAHWRAANYLAVGQIYLLGNPLLTEPLKPEHIKPRLLGHWGTSPGLNLVHTHLNRVVSERGLDTICVWGPGHGGPAVLANSWLEGSYTETYPDITRDASGMERLFRQFSFPGGVPSHVAPETPGSLHEGGELGYSLAHAYGAAFDNPNLLVTCVIGDGEAETGPLAGSWHSNKFLDPVHDGAVLPVLHLNGYKIANPTVLARIPRAELDELLRGYGHDPLHVGGDDPRRVHQELATAMDQALDRIARIQQEARTGTSGGKGRKSERPRWPVIVLRTPKGWTGPAEVDGEPVEGTWRSHQVPLAGVRENPEHLRQLEAWLRSYRPEELFDAEGRPSRLVLDCVPEGARRLGANPHTNGGLLLRSLPLPRLEDFAVPVDKPGTSTHEPTRVLGGLLARIMADTAERRDFRVVGPDETESNRLGALLEVTGKAWQASVTDTDEHLARDGRVLEVLSEHLCQGWLEGYLLTGRHGLFSSYEAFVHIVDSMVNQHIKWLKTSRGLPWRAPLASLNYLLTSHVWRQDHNGFSHQDPGFVDHILNKSPEVVRVYLPPDANTLLSVADHVLRSRDHVNVIVAGKQPCFDWLSMEQARAHCARGAGIWEWAGTENGERDPDVVLACAGDVPTQEVLAAAGLLRTHLPDLAVRVVNVIDIARLMPPGEHPHGMADSEYDALFTADKPVVFAYHGYPWLIHRLAYRRTGHGNLHVRGYRESGTTTTPFDMVVRNDLDRYRLVMDVIDRVPGLAVRAAAVRQRMADVRTRHDAWIREHGTDLPEVAEWTWSG; this is translated from the coding sequence ATGGCCAAGGACCGCATGGCGGCGCTCGACGCGCACTGGCGTGCCGCGAACTACCTGGCCGTCGGTCAGATCTACCTGCTCGGCAACCCGTTGCTGACCGAGCCCCTGAAACCCGAGCACATCAAGCCGCGGCTGCTCGGCCACTGGGGCACCTCGCCCGGCCTCAACCTGGTCCACACCCATCTCAACCGTGTCGTCAGCGAGCGCGGCCTCGACACGATCTGCGTGTGGGGGCCCGGCCACGGCGGCCCCGCCGTCCTCGCGAACTCCTGGCTCGAGGGCAGCTACACCGAGACGTATCCGGACATCACCCGGGACGCCTCCGGCATGGAGCGGCTGTTCCGGCAGTTCTCCTTTCCCGGCGGGGTCCCGAGCCACGTCGCCCCCGAGACTCCCGGCTCCCTCCATGAGGGCGGCGAGCTGGGCTACTCGCTCGCCCACGCGTACGGGGCGGCCTTCGACAACCCGAACCTGCTGGTCACCTGCGTGATCGGGGACGGCGAGGCGGAGACGGGTCCCCTCGCGGGGTCCTGGCACTCCAACAAGTTCCTCGACCCGGTGCACGACGGCGCGGTCCTGCCGGTCCTGCACCTCAACGGCTACAAGATCGCCAACCCCACCGTGCTCGCCCGGATTCCGCGCGCCGAACTCGACGAACTCCTGCGGGGCTACGGCCACGACCCGCTGCACGTCGGCGGCGACGACCCCCGCCGCGTCCACCAGGAGCTCGCGACGGCGATGGACCAGGCGCTGGACCGCATCGCCCGTATTCAGCAGGAGGCCCGCACCGGCACGAGCGGCGGGAAGGGGAGGAAGAGCGAGCGCCCCCGCTGGCCCGTGATCGTCCTGCGGACCCCGAAGGGCTGGACCGGCCCCGCAGAGGTCGACGGGGAGCCCGTCGAGGGAACATGGCGCTCCCACCAGGTCCCGCTCGCCGGGGTCCGCGAGAACCCCGAGCACCTGCGGCAGTTGGAGGCCTGGCTGCGCTCGTACCGTCCGGAGGAACTGTTCGACGCCGAGGGCCGTCCCAGCCGTCTCGTCCTCGACTGCGTGCCCGAGGGCGCCCGCCGCCTCGGCGCCAACCCGCACACCAACGGCGGTCTGCTGCTGCGCTCCCTGCCCCTGCCGCGCCTGGAGGACTTCGCCGTCCCCGTGGACAAACCCGGCACGAGCACGCACGAACCCACCCGGGTCCTCGGCGGCCTGCTCGCCCGGATCATGGCCGACACGGCGGAGCGGCGCGACTTCCGTGTCGTGGGCCCCGACGAGACCGAGTCGAACCGGCTGGGCGCGCTGTTGGAGGTGACGGGCAAGGCCTGGCAGGCGTCGGTCACCGACACCGACGAGCACCTGGCCCGCGACGGACGCGTACTGGAAGTGTTGTCCGAACACCTCTGCCAGGGCTGGCTGGAGGGCTATCTCCTCACCGGCCGACACGGTCTGTTCTCGTCGTATGAGGCGTTCGTGCACATCGTCGACTCCATGGTCAACCAGCACATCAAGTGGCTGAAGACATCACGGGGATTGCCGTGGCGGGCGCCGCTGGCCTCCCTCAACTACCTGCTGACGTCGCACGTCTGGCGCCAGGACCACAACGGCTTCTCCCACCAGGACCCGGGGTTCGTCGACCACATCCTCAACAAGAGCCCGGAGGTCGTCCGGGTCTATCTGCCGCCGGACGCCAACACACTGCTGTCCGTGGCCGACCACGTCCTGCGCAGCCGCGACCACGTCAACGTGATCGTCGCCGGGAAGCAGCCCTGCTTCGACTGGCTCTCCATGGAACAGGCCCGCGCCCACTGCGCCCGGGGCGCGGGCATCTGGGAGTGGGCCGGGACGGAGAACGGCGAGCGCGATCCGGACGTGGTCCTCGCCTGCGCCGGCGACGTGCCCACCCAGGAGGTGCTCGCCGCGGCCGGGCTGCTCCGCACCCACTTGCCCGACCTGGCCGTCCGCGTCGTCAACGTCATCGACATCGCCCGGCTGATGCCGCCGGGCGAACACCCGCACGGCATGGCGGACTCCGAGTACGACGCCCTCTTCACCGCGGACAAGCCGGTGGTCTTCGCCTACCACGGCTATCCCTGGCTGATCCACCGGCTGGCCTACCGGCGCACCGGCCACGGCAACCTCCATGTGCGCGGCTACCGGGAGTCGGGCACCACCACGACCCCGTTCGACATGGTCGTCCGCAACGACCTCGACCGGTACCGGCTGGTGATGGACGTCATCGACCGGGTCCCGGGCCTCGCCGTCCGGGCCGCTGCCGTGCGCCAGCGGATGGCCGACGTGCGCACCCGCCACGACGCCTGGATCCGCGAACACGGCACCGACCTGCCGGAGGTCGCCGAGTGGACCTGGTCCGGCTGA
- a CDS encoding acetylxylan esterase: MALFDLPLDQLRDYRSASVEPEDFDAFWGGTLRETREHGLDARFEPVETHLTNVRVYDVTFAGFGGHPVKGWLTLPAGADTPLPAVVEFIGYGGGRGLAHTHLLWASAGFAHFVMDTRGQGGAWGGGGDTADPVGSVPAYPGFMTRGIDAAENYYYRRVFTDGVRAVEAARSHPLVDASRTAVVGSSQGGGISIAVGGLVPDLVAVAPDVPFLCDYPRATRLTDRDPYREIGNYLKTHRGRTEQVLRTLSYFDAVHFAARGRAPALFSAALEDQTCPPSTVFAAFNAWAHDDKTIEVYDFNDHEGGGPFQEAVKLAWLPKYL, encoded by the coding sequence GTGGCCTTGTTCGACCTTCCTCTCGATCAGCTCCGGGACTATCGCAGCGCCTCCGTCGAGCCCGAGGACTTCGACGCATTCTGGGGCGGGACGCTGCGGGAGACCCGTGAACACGGCCTGGACGCCCGCTTCGAGCCCGTCGAGACGCACTTGACGAACGTGCGGGTGTACGACGTCACGTTCGCCGGGTTCGGCGGTCACCCGGTGAAGGGCTGGCTGACACTGCCGGCCGGGGCGGACACCCCGCTGCCCGCGGTCGTGGAGTTCATCGGGTACGGCGGCGGACGCGGGCTCGCGCACACGCATCTGCTGTGGGCCTCGGCCGGCTTCGCGCACTTCGTGATGGACACCCGGGGCCAGGGCGGCGCGTGGGGCGGCGGCGGTGACACCGCCGACCCGGTGGGCAGCGTGCCCGCGTATCCCGGGTTCATGACGCGGGGCATCGACGCCGCCGAGAACTACTACTACCGCCGGGTGTTCACCGACGGGGTGCGGGCCGTGGAGGCCGCCCGCTCCCATCCCCTCGTCGACGCGTCACGCACCGCGGTCGTCGGATCCAGCCAGGGCGGCGGCATCTCGATCGCGGTGGGCGGTCTGGTGCCGGATCTCGTGGCGGTCGCGCCGGACGTGCCGTTCCTGTGCGACTACCCGCGCGCGACGAGGCTCACGGACCGCGATCCGTACCGGGAGATCGGCAACTATCTCAAGACGCACCGCGGGCGCACCGAGCAGGTGCTGCGCACCCTGTCGTACTTCGACGCGGTGCACTTCGCGGCGCGCGGCCGGGCGCCCGCCCTGTTCTCGGCGGCCCTGGAGGACCAGACCTGCCCGCCGTCGACGGTCTTCGCGGCCTTCAACGCCTGGGCGCACGACGACAAGACGATAGAGGTGTACGACTTCAACGACCACGAGGGCGGCGGCCCGTTCCAGGAGGCGGTCAAACTGGCCTGGCTGCCCAAGTACCTCTGA
- a CDS encoding MMPL family transporter, which yields MASHLYTWGRWAVRRRGGVLAVWLLILAVVGGLGVTLHGKVATEFSVPGIESQKAQDLLEEKFPTAAGGVARVVFAAPEGGTLTGTGAEKAVAASLKKAADVPGVVNVSDPAKAGTVSETGRIGYSDVLFRQSADNVPETSKDALSGAMEGARDAGLEVEFGGSAMQPKTEVGGPAEIVGVVIAFAVLALALGSLIAAGLPLLTAVVGVAIGVLGVQFVSRFVEMTSTATVLALMIGLAVGIDYALFILSRHREQLADPEADVEDSIARAVATAGGAVVFAGATVIIALAALAVTGIPFLTIMGLAAAATVLLAVLVAITLVPAVLGFFGERLRPRPRRSERAPGSWALGWARVVTGKPLIVLLVGVVGLLALALPARDLRLGLPGYASQPADSTQHKSYDLLSEGFGPGFNATVTAVVDTSGIPAAERTATVTRLRTSLAQDPGVAAVAPPVSNPGGDLAVVAVVPRTGPDARATTDLVHRLRDNAPAVDKAGGTLYIAGATAAAIDVAGKLSGALPLFIAIIVILALILLTIAFRSLLVPVKAALGFLLSVAASLGATVWVFQDGHLNGVLDIPSAGPVTSFLPVLLIGVLFGLAMDYEVFLVSRMREHHEHTGDAAEAVVQGVARSGRVVSAAALIMVAVFGGFVFNHDPIIKSIGFALAFGVFIDAFVVRMTLVPAAMALIGRRAWGLPRWLDRVTPDVDIEGAKLPERARAPQDEEHREAVAAQASR from the coding sequence ATGGCGTCACACCTGTACACCTGGGGACGTTGGGCGGTACGCCGCCGCGGTGGCGTCCTCGCCGTCTGGCTGCTGATACTCGCCGTGGTCGGGGGCCTCGGCGTCACGCTGCACGGCAAGGTGGCCACCGAGTTCTCGGTGCCGGGGATCGAGTCCCAGAAGGCCCAGGACCTGCTGGAGGAGAAGTTCCCGACGGCCGCCGGCGGGGTGGCCCGAGTGGTGTTCGCCGCCCCCGAGGGCGGCACGCTCACCGGGACCGGCGCCGAGAAGGCCGTCGCCGCGAGCCTGAAGAAGGCCGCCGACGTGCCGGGAGTCGTGAACGTCTCCGATCCCGCCAAGGCCGGGACCGTCTCCGAGACCGGGCGCATCGGCTACTCCGACGTCCTGTTCCGTCAGTCGGCGGACAACGTGCCCGAGACGTCCAAGGACGCCCTGTCGGGGGCCATGGAAGGGGCCCGGGACGCCGGTCTGGAGGTCGAGTTCGGCGGCTCGGCGATGCAGCCGAAGACCGAGGTCGGCGGTCCGGCGGAGATCGTGGGCGTCGTCATCGCCTTCGCCGTCCTGGCCCTCGCCCTGGGCTCCCTGATCGCGGCCGGACTCCCGCTGCTGACCGCCGTCGTGGGGGTGGCGATCGGCGTACTGGGTGTCCAGTTCGTCTCGCGCTTCGTGGAGATGACCAGCACCGCCACCGTGCTCGCCCTCATGATCGGCCTGGCGGTGGGCATCGACTACGCCCTGTTCATCCTGTCGCGCCACCGCGAACAGCTCGCCGATCCGGAGGCGGACGTCGAGGACTCGATCGCACGGGCCGTCGCCACCGCGGGCGGCGCGGTCGTCTTCGCCGGAGCGACCGTGATCATCGCCCTGGCGGCGCTGGCGGTCACCGGCATCCCGTTCCTCACGATCATGGGGCTGGCCGCCGCCGCGACGGTCCTGCTCGCCGTGCTCGTCGCCATCACCCTGGTTCCCGCGGTTCTCGGATTCTTCGGCGAGAGGCTGCGCCCGCGCCCCCGCCGCTCCGAGCGCGCTCCCGGCTCCTGGGCCCTCGGCTGGGCCCGTGTCGTCACCGGCAAGCCCCTGATCGTTCTCCTGGTGGGTGTGGTCGGTCTGCTCGCACTCGCGCTGCCCGCCCGGGATCTGCGCCTGGGGCTGCCCGGTTACGCCTCCCAGCCCGCCGACAGCACCCAGCACAAGAGCTACGACCTGCTGAGCGAGGGCTTCGGCCCCGGCTTCAACGCGACCGTCACCGCTGTCGTCGACACCAGCGGGATACCGGCCGCCGAGCGCACCGCGACGGTGACCCGGCTGCGTACGAGCCTGGCCCAGGACCCCGGAGTCGCCGCCGTCGCCCCGCCGGTGAGCAACCCGGGCGGCGACCTCGCCGTCGTCGCGGTCGTCCCCAGGACCGGCCCGGACGCCCGGGCCACGACCGACCTGGTGCACCGGCTGCGGGACAACGCGCCGGCCGTCGACAAGGCGGGCGGCACCCTCTACATCGCCGGCGCCACCGCCGCGGCCATCGATGTCGCGGGCAAACTGTCCGGCGCGCTGCCGCTGTTCATCGCCATCATCGTGATCCTCGCGCTGATCCTGCTCACCATCGCCTTCCGGTCGCTTCTCGTCCCGGTGAAGGCCGCACTCGGATTCCTGCTGTCGGTCGCCGCCTCCCTCGGCGCCACCGTGTGGGTCTTCCAGGACGGCCACCTCAACGGTGTCCTGGACATCCCCTCCGCCGGGCCCGTCACCAGCTTCCTTCCCGTGCTCCTCATCGGAGTCCTCTTCGGGCTGGCCATGGACTACGAGGTCTTCCTCGTCAGCCGCATGCGCGAGCACCACGAGCACACGGGTGACGCGGCCGAGGCCGTCGTCCAGGGAGTGGCGCGCAGTGGCCGGGTGGTCAGCGCCGCCGCACTGATCATGGTCGCGGTCTTCGGCGGGTTCGTCTTCAACCACGACCCGATCATCAAGTCCATCGGATTCGCGCTGGCCTTCGGCGTCTTCATCGACGCGTTCGTGGTCCGGATGACCCTCGTCCCGGCCGCCATGGCCCTGATCGGCCGCCGCGCCTGGGGACTGCCCCGCTGGCTCGACCGTGTCACTCCCGACGTGGACATCGAGGGCGCGAAACTCCCGGAGCGCGCCAGGGCCCCGCAGGACGAGGAGCACCGCGAGGCGGTCGCCGCCCAGGCCTCCCGCTGA
- a CDS encoding TetR/AcrR family transcriptional regulator, with amino-acid sequence MTSDGLRERSKARRREAILRAAYELFAERGFEATTIADIAATAEVSPRTVTLYFPSKLELAMSEFDSFASRLAAALRGRGADRTILDALEHWLRDEIAGRGELDDLADRMLDLDPQLRAVAGARLAEAIQDGARIFAEEQGNDPDDFGPRMVAAAAAAMIAEVCHRPQESSIETAMAFLRGGIASLPPGPAS; translated from the coding sequence ATGACGAGTGACGGCCTGCGGGAACGCAGCAAGGCGCGGCGCAGGGAGGCGATCCTCCGGGCGGCCTACGAGCTGTTCGCCGAGCGCGGGTTCGAGGCGACGACCATCGCCGACATCGCTGCGACGGCCGAGGTCTCACCCCGCACGGTCACGTTGTACTTCCCGTCCAAGCTGGAACTGGCGATGTCGGAGTTCGACTCCTTCGCGAGCCGGCTCGCCGCCGCGCTGCGGGGTCGGGGCGCGGACCGGACGATCCTGGACGCGCTGGAGCACTGGCTGCGCGACGAGATCGCCGGCCGGGGCGAGCTGGACGACCTCGCCGACCGCATGCTCGACCTCGATCCGCAGCTGCGCGCGGTCGCCGGGGCGCGCCTGGCGGAGGCCATCCAGGACGGCGCACGGATCTTCGCCGAGGAGCAGGGCAACGACCCCGACGACTTCGGGCCCCGCATGGTGGCGGCAGCCGCGGCGGCGATGATCGCCGAGGTGTGCCACCGGCCCCAGGAGTCGAGCATCGAGACCGCGATGGCCTTCCTGCGCGGCGGTATCGCGTCCCTGCCGCCCGGGCCGGCCTCCTGA
- the corA gene encoding magnesium/cobalt transporter CorA yields MIRNLSRAVRRAYRHTVDLSHPARSPLGSAVENCVVYGKGERQPGDWAPDEAIRRTRKGRDGFVWIGLHEPTEEEFAGLAKLFGLHPLAVEDAVHAHQRPKVEQYDDTLFAVFKTVRYVEHERLTSTSEVVDTGELMVFIGRDFVITIRHGKHGSLGPLREALESLPDQLVKGPSAVLHAIADHVVDDYLEVTDAVQSDIEAVETAVFTEHTARGDAGQIYQLKRELLELKRAVVPLARPLQFLAQASSTAVSQDIQPYFRDVADHLARVTEQINAFDGLLDSILQAHLAQVTVAQNEDMRKITAWAAIVAVPTMICGLYGMNFDHMPELRWTYGYPAVLGVIATLCFVIHRGFRRNGWL; encoded by the coding sequence ATGATCCGCAACCTGAGCAGAGCGGTTCGCCGCGCCTACCGCCACACCGTGGACCTCAGCCATCCCGCCCGGTCCCCGCTCGGAAGTGCGGTGGAGAACTGCGTCGTCTACGGCAAGGGTGAACGGCAGCCCGGCGACTGGGCACCGGACGAGGCGATCCGACGGACCCGCAAGGGCCGGGACGGCTTCGTGTGGATCGGGCTGCACGAGCCCACCGAGGAGGAGTTCGCGGGCCTCGCCAAGCTCTTCGGCCTGCATCCGCTGGCCGTCGAGGACGCTGTCCACGCGCATCAGCGGCCGAAGGTGGAACAGTACGACGACACGCTGTTCGCCGTCTTCAAGACCGTGCGCTACGTCGAGCACGAGCGGCTCACCTCGACGAGCGAAGTGGTGGACACCGGCGAGCTGATGGTCTTCATCGGCCGCGACTTCGTCATCACCATCCGGCACGGCAAGCACGGCTCCCTGGGCCCGCTGCGCGAAGCACTGGAGAGCCTGCCGGACCAGCTCGTGAAAGGCCCTTCGGCTGTCCTGCACGCCATCGCGGACCATGTGGTCGACGACTACCTCGAGGTCACGGACGCCGTGCAGAGCGACATAGAGGCCGTCGAGACAGCCGTCTTCACGGAGCACACCGCGCGTGGTGACGCAGGCCAGATCTACCAGCTCAAGCGGGAACTGCTGGAGCTCAAGCGGGCCGTGGTCCCGCTCGCCCGGCCCCTGCAGTTCCTCGCCCAGGCGTCGTCGACCGCCGTCTCCCAGGACATCCAGCCGTACTTCCGCGACGTCGCCGACCATCTGGCCCGGGTCACCGAGCAGATCAACGCCTTCGACGGCCTGCTCGACTCGATCCTCCAGGCCCACCTGGCGCAGGTCACGGTCGCCCAGAACGAGGACATGCGCAAGATCACCGCCTGGGCCGCCATCGTCGCGGTGCCCACCATGATCTGCGGCCTCTACGGCATGAACTTCGACCACATGCCCGAACTGCGCTGGACGTACGGCTATCCCGCCGTCCTGGGGGTCATCGCCACCCTCTGCTTCGTCATCCACCGGGGATTCAGGCGCAACGGCTGGCTCTGA